The following coding sequences are from one Neurospora crassa OR74A linkage group I, whole genome shotgun sequence window:
- a CDS encoding ARP2/3 complex 20 kDa subunit, with translation MSQSLRPYLQAVRSSLTAALCLSNFASQTAERHNVPEVEARTSPEVLLTPLTIARNENERVLIEPSINSIRISIKIKQADEIEHILVHKFTRFLTQRAESFFILRRKPIKGYDISFLITNFHTEEMLKHKLVDFIIQFMEEVDKEISEMKLFLNARARFVAESFLTPFD, from the exons ATG TCGCAATCACTACGTCCCTACCTCCAGGCTGTCCGGAGCAGTCTGACGGCCGCCCTCTGTCTCTCCAACTTTGCTTCCCAGACCGCCGAACGGCACAATGTCCCCGAGGTCGAAGCCCGAACTTCCCCTGAAGTGCTGCTTACACCCCTGACGATTGCGCGTAACGAGAACGAGCGAGTCCTCATCGAGCCCAGTATCAACAGTATACGCATTAGCATCAAGATCAAGCAGGCCGACGAGATCGAGCACATCCTGGTACACAAGTTCACCCGGTTCTTGACACAGAGAGCCGAGTCCTTCTTCATTCTTAGAAGAAAGCCCATCAAG GGCTACGACATCTCCTTCCTGATCACCAACTTCCATACCGAGGAGATGCTCAAGCATAAGCTGGTGGACTTCATCATCCAGTTTATGGAGGAGGTTGACAAGGAGATTTCTGAAATGAAGCTCTTT CTAAATGCGCGGGCGCGTTTCGTTGCCGAGTCCTTCCTGACACCA TTCGACTAA
- a CDS encoding ubiquitin C-terminal hydrolase → MSTINVVVKHQGKKYDVDVDTSATGEVFKYQLYSLTGVEPDRQKVLLKGSQLKDDTDMSKVGLKPGQMIMMMGTPGEGGGAIVRPTEKVKFVEDMTEAEAAQQAGATPAGLQNFGNTCYLNSTLQVLRSIPELNDALKSYKGEQSMLDPTSQLRNLYDMMSKTQEGIPPLAFLNALRVAFPQFAERERDGHGYAQQDAEEAWSQILTQLKQKLKISEGDAARDASFIDKYMGLELTSVLECDEPGAKEAGEEPKTSKERLLKLNCHIDGQTNHLRDGIVNGLVEKLEKKSEVLDREATYTKRSQISRLPKYLTVHFMRFFWKREVQKKAKIMRKVTFPHELDVVEFCTDELRKALIPVRDKVREVRKEEHDIERARKRRKMNPIDGENAQGSQPSTSKDKKKDEKKPAGGDVEMTTEETFKTDAEFEAEKEAEVLAAKKELYTLINQDLLKDEGANQSGLYELRGVITHQGASADSGHYTAYVKKTGIKDPVTGKVGEEDGKWWWFNDDKVSEVEAEKITALAGGGESHSALILLYRAIPLPSADGTQ, encoded by the exons atGTCGACAATCAACG TGGTGGTGAAACaccaaggaaagaaataCGACGTGGATGTCGATACCTCCGCGACCGGCGAAGTCTTCAAGTACCAGCTTTACAGCCTGACTGGTGTTGAACCCGACCGGCAAAAAGTGCTCCTAAAGGGCAGCCAACTCAAAGATGATACCGATATGAGCAAGGTGGGCCTGAAGCCCGGCCAGATGATCATGATGATGGGAACGCCAGGTGAGGGTGGAGGCGCAATCGTCCGACCAACCGAGAAGGTCAAGTTCGTCGAGGACATGACGGAGGCCGAAGCAGCACAACAAGCGGGAGCGACTCCGGCCGGTCTTCAAAATTTCGGCAACACCTGCTACCTCAACTCGACGCTTCAAGTTCTCCGCTCCATTCCTGAGCTTAACGACGCTCTCAAGTCCTACAAGGGTGAACAATCAATGCTGGACCCTACGTCGCAGCTCCGGAATCTTTACGATATGATGTCGAAAACACAGGAGGGCATTCCTCCGCTCGCATTTTTGAATGCTCTTCGTGTCGCCTTCCCCCAGTTTGCTGAGAGGGAAAGAGACGGCCACGGTTATGCCCAGCAGGATGCGGAAGAAGCTTGGTCGCAAATCCTAACCCAACTCAAGCAAAAGCTCAAGATTTCTGAGGGTGACGCCGCCAGAGACGCATCCTTCATCGACAAGTACATGGGACTCGAACTTACCAGCGTCCTCGAGTGTGACGAACCCGGCGCCAAGGAAGCCGGAGAGGAGCCAAAGACCTCGAAGGAGCGTCTTCTCAAGCTCAACTGCCACATCGATGGTCAGACCAATCATCTCAGGGATGGAATTGTCAACGGTTTGGTGGAAAAGCTTGAGAAGAAGTCAGAGGTTCTGGACAGGGAAGCGACGTACACTAAGCGTTCTCAGATCTCCCGGCTACCCAAGTACCTGACCGTGCACTTCATGCGATTCTTCTGGAAACGTGAGGTtcagaagaaggccaagattATGCGCAAGGTCACATTTCCCCACGAGCTTGATGTGGTCGAGTTCTGCACGGATGAGCTTAGGAAGGCTCTCATTCCTGTCAGGGACAAGGTCCGCGAGGTGCGCAAGGAGGAGCATGATATTGAAAGAGCCCGCAAGCGCAGAAAGATGAACCCCATTGACGGCGAAAACGCTCAAGGATCCCAACCTTCGACATcaaaggacaagaagaaggacgagaagaagcctGCTGGCGGTGACGTGGAGATGACCACAGAGGAGACCTTCAAGACAGACGCCGAGttcgaggccgagaaggaagcTGAAGTACTggctgccaagaaggagCTTTACACTTTGATTAACCAAGATCTTCTCAAGGACGAAGGTGCCAACCAGTCCGGACTGTATGAGCTTCGCGGTGTGATCACCCATCAGGGCGCCAGCGCCGACAGCGGTCATTATACGGCCTACGTCAAGAAGACAGGGATTAAGGATCCTGTCACTGGCAAGGTCGGTGAGGAGGACGgcaagtggtggtggttcaaTGATGACAAAGTCTCTGAGGTGGAGGCGGAAAAGATCACTGCCCTGGCTGGCGGTGGAGAGTCACACTCGGCCCTGATCTTGCTCTACCGCGCGATTCCCCTTCCCAGTGCCGACGGAACCCAGTAG
- a CDS encoding phosphoglycerate mutase gives MSTPRVFIIRHGETAWSIDGRHTGSTDIPLTANGEKRVKATGKALIGDDRLIVPKKLAHIYVSPRKRAQRTFELLNLGIKGPLPWQRHGECESKPVPCDAEVEVTEDIREWDYGEYEGITSPQIREKRKQQGLDPNWDIWRDGCPGGESPADVNERCDRLIKDIRERFHAPALNKPKGDPDAERADVLIVAHGHILRAFAQRWTGLSLHEGPSFLLEAGGVGTLSYEHHNINEPAIILGSAFHVDLEDDAKLDKLEKM, from the exons ATGTCAACACCCCGGGTATTCATTATCAGACATGGCGAGACCGCATGGTCTATTGATGGCCGTCACACTGGCTCGACCGACATTCCGTTGACAGCGAATGGCGAGAAGCGCGTCAAGGCGACGGGAAAAGCGCTCATAGGTGATGACCGCCTGATTGTTCCCAAGAAGCTGGCCCATAT ATACGTATCTCCCCGAAAAAGAGCCCAGCGTACCTTTGAGCTTCTAAACCTCGGTATCAAAGGTCCGCTGCCATGGCAACGTCATGGCGAGTGCGAATCCAAGCCAGTTCCATGCGATGCCGAGGTTGAAGTCACCGAGGACATCCGCGAGTGGGATTATGGTGAATACGAAGGTATCACTAGTCCGCAAAttagggagaagaggaagcaacAAGGTCTTGATCCCAACTGGGATATTTGGAGGGATGGATGCCCTGGAGGAGA GAGTCCCGCAGATGTCAACGAGCGCTGCGATCGTCTCATCAAAGATATTCGGGAGAGGTTTCACGCTCCCGCGCTCAATAAGCCAAAGGGAGATCCTGATGCGGAACGCGCCGATGTGTTGATTGTTGCCCATGGACACATCCTTCGTGCGTTTGCACAGCGATGGACTGGGCTGTCTCTGCACGAGGGACCTTCGTTTTTGCTGGAAGCTGGCGGTGTTGGTACCTTAAG CTATGAGCATCACAATATCAATGAGCCT